Part of the bacterium genome, AAGATCGAGGTCAAAGGCAACACCGTGGTTGCGACCGACGATATCCTGAAGGCTCTCAGCGTGCAGACCGGGGCCGTCCTCAACACCGTGACGATGCGCAACGGAGTGCGCGCGGTCGAAAAGCTGTACCAAGACAAAGGCTACGTCCTGGCCCACGTCCAGGACGTCAACGTCAGTCCCGAGGGCGTTCTGAGCGTCGAGATGGCGGAGGGCCACATCGAGGCGATCAAGATTGAAGGGCTGCACAAGACCCACGATCACGTCGTGCGCCGCGAGCTGCAGTTCAAGCCCGGCGACGTGTTCAACGTCAACGACGTCAACGCCAGCCTCAAGCGGCTCTACAACCTCCAGTATTTCTCGGACGTCAAGGCGCAGCCGGACACCGGTTCCACCCCAGACCTGGTCGTCGTGACGATCGTCGTCACCGAGCAGAAGACGGCAACGGTCAGCTTCGGGGTCGGCTACGGCACCCAAACCGGGCTCGAAGGGTTTATCGGTTTTCGAGAGAGCAACCTCTTTGGGAACGGACAGGCCATCTCGTTCCAGTACAGCCAAACGGTCCTGTTCGGGTCGAGCTACGCACTGACGTTTCACGAGCCGTACTTCTTCGGCACCCGCGTCGTCATGGATCTTCAGGTGTTCGACACGGTGACGATCCCCACCGATTTCAGCCTCGGGCTCGACAACCAGTTCCAGTACGACTTGAACCAGATCGGTGGGTTCATCTCGTTCTCGTATCCCTGGACGTCCACCGATTCGCTCAACGCCGGGTTCAAGGCGGTGAGCTCGACATTCTCGAACCCGCTCGTGGGCACGAATC contains:
- a CDS encoding BamA/TamA family outer membrane protein translates to KIEVKGNTVVATDDILKALSVQTGAVLNTVTMRNGVRAVEKLYQDKGYVLAHVQDVNVSPEGVLSVEMAEGHIEAIKIEGLHKTHDHVVRRELQFKPGDVFNVNDVNASLKRLYNLQYFSDVKAQPDTGSTPDLVVVTIVVTEQKTATVSFGVGYGTQTGLEGFIGFRESNLFGNGQAISFQYSQTVLFGSSYALTFHEPYFFGTRVVMDLQVFDTVTIPTDFSLGLDNQFQYDLNQIGGFISFSYPWTSTDSLNAGFKAVSSTFSNPLVGTNPPANFPFTPGQVNALIVGATRDTRNDTAIPTSGERIILSSELAFQTLGGTFQFQKYEVDFEHFLPLHGGDSTILGHVHLGYSGTPLPIQEQFYLGGQTTLRGYPSGRFRGDQEVLAQIEYRFPLSSLPFLHSFAGIQTILFVEGGDAQPANNAQWKLHPDVGVGIQFKTPVGPFRLDYGISGEGSQFWISSGAVF